The proteins below are encoded in one region of Holophagaceae bacterium:
- a CDS encoding hybrid sensor histidine kinase/response regulator encodes MLTPTPDILIVDDNPNNLDLLAGLLKEQGCRVRAAPSGRMAIKAAETSPPELVLMDISMPEMDGYEACAALKAHPALSKIPVIFLSALDEPLDKVRAFQAGGSDYIPKPFQIEEVVARVEHHIRFSRLQREIEAQNAKLLDANLKLKEINDIKADMNAMLVHDLKSPLKFWQTLLDCLSEAQPVPGEIVKASIQSIEKVNTLLSEMLEVFHFESGDVLFESVPIVPADLVRRVVEAHTYLAAQKGVRVEWTAHGEPRPIQGDPVKLERALANLLGNAIKFTPKGGRVTVEAATETGAGVDAGLQWTTFKVVDSGPGIPPEELPYIFDAYRHARRRSAGEGVGLGLAIVQNIVATHKGRVLAQSQLNLGSSFTIMLPC; translated from the coding sequence ATGCTGACCCCAACCCCCGACATCCTGATCGTGGATGACAATCCCAATAATCTGGATCTCCTGGCCGGACTGCTGAAAGAGCAAGGCTGCCGGGTCCGCGCGGCGCCCTCGGGAAGGATGGCCATCAAAGCCGCGGAAACGTCTCCCCCGGAACTGGTGCTCATGGACATCTCCATGCCGGAAATGGATGGCTACGAAGCCTGCGCAGCCCTGAAGGCCCACCCAGCCCTGTCGAAGATCCCCGTGATCTTCTTGAGTGCCCTCGACGAACCCCTGGACAAGGTGCGGGCCTTCCAGGCGGGAGGGAGCGACTACATCCCGAAGCCATTCCAGATCGAAGAAGTCGTCGCGCGGGTGGAGCACCACATCCGCTTCAGCCGGCTCCAACGGGAGATCGAAGCCCAGAATGCGAAGCTCCTGGATGCGAATCTGAAGCTCAAGGAGATCAACGACATCAAGGCCGACATGAACGCCATGCTGGTGCACGACCTCAAGTCCCCGTTGAAATTCTGGCAGACCCTGCTGGATTGCCTGAGCGAAGCGCAGCCCGTGCCCGGCGAAATCGTGAAAGCCTCCATCCAATCCATCGAGAAGGTGAACACCCTGCTTTCGGAGATGCTCGAAGTCTTCCACTTCGAGAGCGGGGATGTGCTCTTTGAATCGGTTCCCATCGTTCCCGCGGACCTGGTGCGGCGGGTTGTCGAAGCACACACCTACCTGGCGGCGCAAAAAGGCGTGCGGGTGGAATGGACCGCCCACGGCGAGCCCCGGCCCATCCAGGGCGACCCGGTCAAACTTGAAAGGGCTCTCGCCAACCTGCTCGGCAACGCCATCAAGTTCACGCCCAAGGGGGGCCGCGTCACGGTGGAAGCCGCGACCGAGACCGGCGCCGGCGTGGACGCCGGCCTGCAATGGACCACATTCAAAGTGGTGGATTCGGGTCCTGGCATCCCGCCCGAGGAACTGCCCTACATCTTCGATGCCTACCGCCATGCCCGGCGGCGGAGCGCCGGAGAGGGCGTCGGCCTCGGCCTGGCCATCGTGCAGAACATCGTGGCCACCCACAAAGGCCGCGTACTCGCCCAGAGCCAGCTCAACCTGGGGAGCTCGTTCACGATCATGCTGCCCTGCTGA
- a CDS encoding response regulator, whose product MGSKPHSDRAILRLMNFWPSWLTPQGLTLARTEEERNAQAVERRFQYHGFQVPILRALALVFLTLMVILHTDTGGGSGLHRGLRFFLPAFTYWALSFALVRKFYRRVGFLDLGRVVAGLDVLAVLLAIHVTGSGKSLLLPVMLIPISFLALTSFRIALIASVVLPILYLAYMGLFGHSYTWGAEITKAFILLFSDIFLTLTSLVVHSWRARLNEALDISRDLIQQLEDRGAELAESKVKAEQASLSKSVFLSNMSHELRTPLNAILGYSQLLRRRNLEPDMEEQLGRIQRSGEHLLGLINDVLTISKIEAVGITATPAPFSPADLFRSLEDMIRIRAQDKGIAFLMELRTAFPEWVLGDENKLRQVLINLLGNAVKFTKQGHVRLAATYADGRAHFLVEDTGPGLSSEEIEAMLFHRFSQTDAGRKASEGTGLGLNISQAIARALGGEIQVESEVGQGTRFGFEIPLPPESLPATDPKPSTAKVAGVLAPGQEPPRILVVDDREENRDLLRRILEEAGAVPILAADGSSALDAIQEFRPDLVFLDIRMPGMDGFEVLQRIRKQESGPSGEPPQRLPVVALTASVLDHERDAVMARGFDEYIRKPFQVWEITDCISQFLGLRFIPRAAEQPSIESALPARSLSESTRKDLLAAIEIGDLDEALRILDAVEDQDAARPLRDLAKKYRFESLKDLLSQERPC is encoded by the coding sequence ATGGGTTCCAAACCGCACTCTGACCGAGCCATCCTGCGCCTGATGAATTTCTGGCCGAGCTGGTTGACGCCCCAAGGCCTCACCCTGGCCCGGACCGAGGAAGAACGGAATGCCCAGGCCGTGGAGCGGCGATTCCAGTACCACGGGTTCCAGGTGCCGATCCTCCGGGCCCTGGCCCTCGTGTTCCTGACGCTGATGGTGATCCTGCATACCGACACAGGCGGAGGATCGGGTCTGCATCGGGGGCTCCGTTTTTTTCTTCCAGCCTTCACCTACTGGGCCCTCAGTTTCGCCCTGGTCCGCAAGTTCTACCGGAGGGTCGGCTTCCTGGATCTGGGAAGGGTCGTGGCCGGCCTGGATGTCCTGGCGGTGCTGCTCGCCATCCATGTGACCGGCAGCGGCAAGAGCCTGCTGCTGCCGGTGATGCTGATCCCCATCTCCTTCCTCGCCCTGACCTCCTTCCGGATCGCCCTCATCGCCTCGGTGGTCCTTCCCATCCTGTACTTGGCCTACATGGGGCTTTTCGGCCACTCCTACACCTGGGGGGCCGAGATCACGAAGGCTTTCATCCTGCTGTTTTCCGATATCTTCCTCACCCTCACGTCGCTGGTGGTCCACAGCTGGCGGGCCAGGCTCAACGAAGCCCTCGACATCTCCAGGGACCTCATCCAGCAGCTCGAGGACCGGGGCGCCGAGTTGGCCGAGTCCAAGGTCAAGGCCGAACAGGCCTCCCTGTCGAAAAGCGTATTCCTCTCCAACATGAGCCATGAACTGCGGACTCCGCTGAACGCGATCCTCGGCTACTCCCAGCTTTTGAGGCGGCGCAACCTGGAACCGGACATGGAGGAACAGCTCGGCCGGATCCAGCGTTCCGGAGAGCACCTCCTCGGCCTCATCAACGACGTGCTGACCATCTCCAAGATCGAGGCCGTCGGGATCACGGCCACGCCCGCGCCCTTCAGCCCGGCGGACCTGTTCCGCAGCCTGGAGGACATGATCCGCATCCGGGCCCAGGACAAGGGGATCGCCTTCTTGATGGAGCTGCGGACGGCATTCCCGGAATGGGTGCTCGGCGACGAGAACAAGCTCCGCCAGGTGCTGATCAACCTGCTCGGCAATGCGGTCAAATTCACGAAGCAGGGCCATGTGCGCCTGGCGGCCACCTACGCGGACGGCCGGGCGCATTTCCTGGTGGAGGACACGGGCCCTGGCCTATCCAGCGAGGAAATCGAAGCCATGCTCTTCCATCGTTTCTCCCAGACCGATGCCGGACGGAAGGCCAGCGAAGGCACAGGATTGGGCCTGAATATCAGCCAGGCCATCGCCCGGGCGCTGGGCGGGGAGATCCAGGTTGAAAGCGAAGTGGGCCAAGGCACGCGCTTCGGATTCGAGATTCCCCTGCCTCCAGAAAGCCTTCCCGCAACCGATCCTAAACCATCGACCGCCAAGGTGGCGGGCGTCCTTGCGCCCGGGCAGGAACCTCCGCGCATTCTGGTGGTGGATGACCGAGAAGAGAACCGTGACTTGCTGAGGCGGATCCTTGAAGAAGCCGGGGCGGTTCCGATCCTCGCGGCGGACGGATCTTCGGCCCTCGACGCCATCCAGGAATTCCGCCCGGACCTGGTCTTCCTCGATATCCGGATGCCGGGGATGGATGGTTTCGAGGTCCTCCAGCGGATCCGGAAGCAGGAATCCGGACCCTCCGGAGAGCCGCCGCAGCGGCTTCCCGTGGTGGCTCTGACGGCCAGCGTCCTCGACCACGAACGGGATGCGGTCATGGCCAGGGGCTTCGATGAATACATCCGGAAACCATTCCAGGTGTGGGAAATCACGGACTGCATCAGCCAATTCCTGGGCCTCCGCTTCATCCCTCGCGCGGCGGAGCAGCCCTCCATCGAGTCCGCCCTTCCTGCGCGGTCCCTGTCAGAGTCCACCCGGAAAGACCTGCTGGCCGCCATCGAGATCGGAGATTTGGATGAGGCCTTGAGGATCCTGGATGCGGTCGAGGACCAGGACGCCGCCAGGCCGCTCCGGGATCTGGCGAAAAAGTACCGGTTCGAATCCTTGAAGGATCTGCTGTCCCAGGAGCGCCCATGCTGA
- a CDS encoding acyltransferase, with translation MVNRLVVLPNDAASARFDTWVADIDARIRDPRTDRNELCIELCRGFYGMPGAPRNITEEIMLLNFDPRNATLEAEYYSELVLAKWDPIKPLIWLWQMFDNSPLNANVWLGLKFRSMLAQHIFKSCGQGVKFFTGVEWSFGYNISIGDGVFIHRFVLLDDRGTITIKDGASISDYANIYSHWHDLVEPKIVNLGDTVIGVGARVAYHATVLSGTQVGDWAMVGAFGLATKDVPDYNVAIGLPAHPRRLKPNAPDDVAARHPKLER, from the coding sequence TTGGTCAATCGCCTCGTCGTACTACCCAACGATGCCGCCTCGGCCCGGTTCGACACCTGGGTGGCGGACATCGACGCCCGCATCCGCGATCCCAGGACCGACCGCAACGAGCTTTGCATCGAGCTATGCAGGGGGTTCTACGGCATGCCCGGCGCGCCGCGCAACATCACCGAAGAAATCATGCTGCTCAATTTCGATCCGCGGAACGCCACCTTGGAAGCGGAGTACTACAGCGAGCTGGTGCTGGCGAAATGGGATCCGATCAAGCCGCTGATCTGGCTTTGGCAGATGTTCGACAATTCGCCCCTCAACGCGAACGTCTGGCTCGGCCTGAAATTCCGGTCCATGCTCGCGCAGCACATCTTCAAGAGCTGTGGCCAAGGCGTGAAGTTCTTCACAGGCGTCGAGTGGAGTTTCGGATACAACATCAGCATCGGCGACGGGGTGTTCATCCACCGTTTCGTGCTCCTGGATGACCGCGGCACCATCACGATCAAGGATGGGGCCAGCATCAGCGACTATGCCAACATCTACAGCCACTGGCATGACCTGGTGGAACCGAAGATCGTGAACCTGGGCGACACGGTGATCGGCGTGGGCGCGCGGGTGGCCTACCACGCCACGGTGCTGAGCGGAACGCAGGTCGGCGATTGGGCCATGGTGGGCGCTTTCGGCCTCGCCACCAAGGATGTCCCCGACTACAACGTGGCCATCGGCCTGCCCGCCCATCCCCGGCGCCTCAAGCCCAATGCGCCGGACGACGTGGCCGCTCGGCATCCCAAGCTGGAACGGTAG
- a CDS encoding GDP-L-fucose synthase, giving the protein MDAQSRIFIAGAGGLVGSAVVNRLRTDGFANLLTPGRAELDLTDQAALNAFFERERPEYVFLVAGKVGGIHANGTYPADFIRDNILIQALVIDAAHRFGARKLLDLGSSCIYPKLAPQPMTEDCLLTSALEPTNEWYAVAKITGLKMCQAFHRQYGFNAISLMPTNLYGPGDNFDLENSHVLPAMLRKFHDAKETGAPEVMLWGTGSPRREFLFVDDLADACLFVMRHYDGEQFLNVGTGEDLSIRELAELVAQVTGFTGRIAWDSSMPDGTPRKLLDVSRLNALGWKARTTLSDGIRLSYDWFLKNRALVRGGA; this is encoded by the coding sequence ATGGATGCTCAATCTCGGATCTTCATCGCCGGAGCCGGCGGTCTGGTCGGTTCAGCGGTGGTCAACCGGCTGCGGACGGATGGATTCGCGAACCTGCTGACGCCCGGGCGGGCCGAGCTCGATCTGACCGACCAGGCGGCACTCAATGCTTTTTTCGAGCGGGAGCGGCCGGAATACGTGTTCCTGGTGGCGGGCAAGGTCGGCGGGATCCACGCCAATGGCACCTATCCTGCGGACTTCATACGCGACAACATCCTGATCCAGGCGCTGGTGATCGACGCGGCCCACCGGTTCGGCGCGCGCAAACTCCTCGATCTCGGCTCATCCTGCATCTACCCGAAACTCGCGCCGCAGCCCATGACCGAGGACTGCCTGCTGACCAGCGCGCTGGAACCCACGAACGAATGGTACGCGGTGGCTAAAATAACCGGCCTGAAGATGTGCCAGGCCTTCCACAGGCAGTACGGATTCAACGCCATCAGCCTGATGCCCACCAATCTCTATGGGCCCGGGGACAACTTCGATCTTGAGAATTCCCATGTGCTGCCGGCCATGCTGCGGAAATTCCACGATGCCAAGGAAACGGGCGCTCCCGAAGTGATGCTTTGGGGCACAGGCTCGCCGAGGCGGGAATTCCTGTTCGTGGATGACCTGGCGGATGCCTGCCTTTTCGTGATGCGCCACTACGACGGCGAACAGTTCCTGAATGTCGGCACGGGCGAGGATCTGAGCATCCGTGAGCTGGCGGAGCTGGTGGCGCAGGTGACGGGCTTCACCGGCCGCATCGCCTGGGATTCGAGCATGCCGGATGGCACGCCCCGGAAACTGCTGGATGTCTCCCGCCTGAACGCCCTCGGGTGGAAAGCCAGGACCACCCTTTCCGATGGAATCCGACTTTCCTACGACTGGTTCCTGAAGAACCGGGCCCTGGTCCGCGGCGGCGCTTGA
- the gmd gene encoding GDP-mannose 4,6-dehydratase, translating to MPVALITGITGQDGSYLAELLLSKGYQVHGIVRRASSINTDRIDHLYVDPHQQSQFHLHYGDLSDAGALRNVLDEVQPDEIYNLGAQSHVRVSFDQPEYTVDVVAVGVVRLLESIRNYQKHNQKQIRFYQASSSEMFGSAKPRQHEGTRFEPRSPYACAKVYAHYQVINHRESYGLFACNGILFNHESPRRGETFVTRKITRAATRIKLGLQEKLFLGNLDAKRDWGFAGDYVEAMWRMLQQDQADDYAVATGSSISIRAFLDLVFEKLDLDWQKYVEVDPRYFRPAEVDHLEGDPSKARRILGWEPKTDVKMLAGMMVDSDLRIAEKELLLKNAGHGGTGRGGYR from the coding sequence ATGCCGGTCGCCCTCATCACTGGGATCACGGGTCAAGATGGGAGTTACCTAGCAGAACTGCTGCTATCAAAGGGCTACCAGGTGCATGGCATCGTCCGGCGGGCCTCGTCGATCAACACCGACCGCATCGACCATCTGTATGTGGATCCCCACCAGCAGTCGCAGTTCCATCTCCACTACGGGGACCTTTCGGACGCCGGGGCGCTGCGCAATGTGCTGGACGAGGTCCAGCCGGACGAGATCTACAACCTGGGCGCCCAGAGCCACGTGCGTGTGAGCTTCGACCAGCCCGAATACACCGTCGATGTGGTGGCCGTTGGCGTGGTCCGGCTGCTGGAATCCATCCGCAACTACCAGAAGCACAACCAGAAGCAGATCCGCTTCTACCAGGCCAGCAGCTCCGAGATGTTCGGCTCCGCCAAGCCGCGCCAGCACGAGGGCACTCGGTTCGAACCGCGCAGCCCCTACGCCTGCGCCAAGGTCTACGCCCACTACCAGGTCATCAACCACCGCGAGAGCTATGGGCTGTTCGCGTGCAACGGCATCTTGTTCAACCACGAAAGCCCGCGCCGCGGCGAGACTTTCGTCACCCGAAAAATCACCCGCGCCGCCACGCGCATCAAGCTTGGATTGCAGGAAAAACTCTTCCTCGGAAACCTCGACGCGAAGCGCGACTGGGGCTTCGCCGGGGACTACGTGGAGGCCATGTGGCGCATGCTGCAGCAGGACCAGGCCGATGACTACGCGGTGGCCACGGGCTCATCTATTTCCATCCGGGCCTTCCTGGACCTCGTCTTCGAAAAACTGGATCTGGACTGGCAGAAATACGTGGAAGTGGACCCGCGCTATTTCCGTCCTGCGGAGGTGGACCATCTCGAGGGCGACCCCTCGAAAGCCCGGCGGATCCTAGGCTGGGAACCCAAGACCGATGTCAAGATGCTGGCCGGTATGATGGTGGATTCCGATCTGCGCATCGCGGAGAAGGAACTCCTGCTGAAGAACGCCGGGCATGGCGGAACCGGCCGTGGCGGCTACCGCTGA
- a CDS encoding OmpA family protein: MASLTRWILPLGASVGLFAAGGDTGTQTPSKGWPWEVQLQLDQMSYGSADVKGPLGGFKAGADPSTGFGIRFAIDPICTSWGSVLFSAGYRASSDVTIKYGQKAPFDLKHRSQAEIGVMARFGSNEPRRRWEWGVGVDERFDSMRATGDWGTPTEDKAWRPWVRGMVRYVWDDGKKTQPFLGLEVAGALGKIEVNDQNYYQDLVVLTNTFPAGHRSRVQGPESLTRGHFPTFQVALVGGIRFGRANCAKPAAMAPVPPKEEAAPAPVAAPAPTPAEAAPAPVTETTQAKPVEPPPAPKVDVQSLTVHFGTNKFVANKAAVEAVKGWAEKYKSVVDPSVTSVIGHTDSRGSRKWNETLSVKRAQNVAHMLKGNGLNLDGAKIEGRAFDEPIGDNNTKEGRALNRRTDVTFKDGSKFRVTGKTETAPDYTRTGGPRRKKAAADAAAPAAATTAAPKANK, encoded by the coding sequence ATGGCATCACTCACGCGTTGGATTCTTCCCCTCGGTGCCTCGGTCGGGCTGTTTGCGGCCGGAGGCGATACCGGCACCCAGACTCCGTCTAAGGGTTGGCCCTGGGAAGTTCAGCTTCAGCTCGATCAAATGAGCTATGGCAGCGCCGATGTGAAAGGCCCCCTTGGCGGCTTCAAGGCCGGCGCTGATCCCAGCACGGGCTTCGGCATCCGCTTCGCGATCGATCCCATCTGCACATCCTGGGGTTCGGTGCTTTTTTCGGCCGGTTATCGCGCTTCTAGCGATGTAACCATCAAATACGGGCAGAAAGCGCCTTTCGACCTCAAGCACCGCTCCCAGGCGGAAATCGGCGTGATGGCCCGCTTCGGCAGCAACGAACCCCGCCGCCGCTGGGAGTGGGGTGTCGGCGTCGATGAGCGCTTCGATTCCATGCGCGCCACCGGCGATTGGGGCACTCCGACCGAAGACAAGGCCTGGCGCCCCTGGGTGCGCGGCATGGTCCGCTACGTCTGGGACGACGGCAAGAAAACCCAGCCCTTCCTGGGCCTGGAAGTCGCCGGCGCCCTGGGCAAGATCGAAGTCAACGACCAGAACTACTACCAGGATCTCGTCGTCCTGACCAACACCTTCCCGGCGGGACACCGCTCCCGCGTGCAGGGCCCCGAAAGCCTGACCCGCGGCCATTTCCCGACCTTCCAGGTGGCCCTGGTCGGCGGCATCCGTTTCGGCCGCGCCAATTGCGCCAAGCCTGCTGCCATGGCTCCGGTCCCGCCCAAGGAAGAAGCCGCCCCGGCTCCGGTGGCCGCGCCCGCGCCGACCCCGGCCGAAGCCGCGCCGGCTCCTGTCACCGAGACCACCCAGGCCAAGCCTGTTGAGCCGCCGCCAGCCCCCAAGGTCGACGTGCAGAGCCTGACAGTGCATTTCGGCACCAACAAGTTCGTGGCGAACAAGGCCGCCGTGGAAGCGGTCAAGGGCTGGGCCGAGAAATACAAGAGCGTCGTCGATCCCAGCGTCACCTCCGTCATCGGACACACCGACAGCCGCGGTTCCCGCAAGTGGAATGAAACGCTTTCCGTGAAGCGCGCCCAGAACGTCGCCCACATGCTCAAAGGAAACGGCCTGAACCTGGATGGCGCGAAGATCGAAGGCCGTGCCTTCGACGAGCCCATCGGCGACAACAACACCAAGGAAGGCCGCGCCTTGAACCGCCGCACCGACGTGACTTTCAAGGACGGTTCGAAGTTCCGCGTCACGGGCAAGACCGAGACCGCGCCTGACTACACCCGCACGGGCGGTCCGCGCCGCAAGAAGGCTGCTGCTGATGCCGCCGCTCCGGCCGCCGCAACCACGGCCGCCCCCAAGGCGAACAAATAA
- a CDS encoding ATP-binding cassette domain-containing protein, giving the protein MLAVQNVTMRYGAKILFENVNTTFNPGNRYGLTGPNGSGKSTFMKILAGELEQQTGIVQRPRKLGILRQDQFAFDQFRVIDTVIMGNKALWKALEERDAIYAKEEMTDEDGMLLGELEGIVGDEDGYTAEADAAILLDGLDIPEAMHERKMSELQGGQKVRVLLAQALFGHPQALLLDEPTNHLDLESIHWLKEFLCHYDGTVIVISHDRHFLNAVCTHIADIDFQTIIQYTGGYDDMVMAKTQTRSRIEADNEQREKKIAQLNEFIARFAAGTRSSQVNSRRKEVERLAPSELSRSNIQRPFIKFEQKRPSGKHLLEFEKVKKGYDGLEVITGFSGTIMRGEKVAIMGRNGVGKSSLLNALLAGATGVTEPNLKLDAGTVRWGHEAQVGYFAQDFRESIPSGWTMVDWLRQFDPDATIEQIRGVLGQMLFRGEEGTKKTEVLSGGEACRLMFCKLMLQKPNVLVLDEPTNHLDLEAVVALNMALQKYEGTLLLVTHDEDLIDEVATRIWHFDGHKITDFHGAYEEFLTKA; this is encoded by the coding sequence ATGCTTGCGGTTCAAAATGTCACCATGCGCTATGGCGCGAAGATCCTGTTCGAAAATGTGAACACCACCTTCAATCCCGGCAACCGCTACGGCCTCACCGGCCCCAACGGGTCGGGCAAGTCCACCTTCATGAAGATCCTCGCCGGGGAACTGGAGCAGCAGACGGGCATCGTGCAGCGGCCGCGCAAGCTGGGCATTCTCCGCCAGGACCAGTTCGCCTTCGACCAGTTCAGGGTCATCGACACCGTGATCATGGGCAACAAGGCGCTCTGGAAGGCCCTGGAGGAGCGGGACGCGATCTATGCCAAGGAAGAGATGACCGATGAGGACGGGATGCTCCTCGGCGAGCTGGAGGGCATCGTGGGCGATGAGGACGGCTACACCGCCGAAGCCGACGCGGCGATCCTGCTGGACGGGCTGGACATCCCCGAGGCCATGCACGAACGCAAGATGAGCGAGCTGCAAGGCGGCCAGAAGGTCCGCGTGCTGCTGGCCCAGGCGCTCTTCGGCCATCCCCAGGCCCTGCTGCTGGACGAGCCCACCAACCACCTGGACCTGGAATCCATCCACTGGCTCAAGGAATTCCTCTGCCACTACGACGGAACCGTCATCGTCATCTCCCACGACCGGCATTTCCTGAACGCGGTCTGCACCCACATCGCAGACATCGATTTCCAGACCATCATCCAGTACACCGGCGGCTACGACGACATGGTGATGGCCAAGACCCAGACGCGCTCCCGCATCGAGGCCGACAACGAGCAGCGGGAGAAGAAGATCGCGCAGCTGAACGAATTCATCGCGCGGTTCGCCGCCGGAACGCGCTCCTCCCAGGTGAACAGCCGGCGCAAAGAAGTGGAGCGCCTGGCGCCCAGCGAGCTGTCGCGTTCGAACATCCAGCGGCCCTTCATCAAATTCGAGCAGAAGCGCCCCAGCGGGAAGCACCTGCTTGAATTCGAGAAGGTGAAGAAGGGCTATGACGGCCTGGAGGTCATCACGGGCTTCTCAGGCACCATCATGCGCGGCGAAAAAGTCGCCATCATGGGCCGCAACGGCGTGGGCAAGTCATCGCTGCTGAATGCCCTGCTGGCTGGGGCCACGGGCGTGACGGAGCCCAACCTGAAGCTGGACGCCGGCACGGTGCGATGGGGGCATGAGGCGCAGGTGGGCTACTTCGCCCAGGACTTCCGGGAAAGCATTCCCTCCGGCTGGACCATGGTGGACTGGCTGCGGCAGTTCGATCCGGACGCCACCATCGAGCAGATCCGCGGCGTGCTGGGCCAGATGCTCTTCCGCGGCGAGGAAGGCACCAAGAAAACCGAAGTGCTTTCAGGCGGCGAAGCCTGCCGGTTGATGTTCTGCAAGCTCATGCTCCAGAAACCCAACGTGCTGGTGCTGGACGAGCCCACCAACCACCTGGATCTGGAGGCCGTGGTGGCCCTCAACATGGCCCTCCAGAAATACGAAGGCACCTTGCTGTTGGTGACCCACGACGAAGATCTCATCGACGAGGTCGCCACCCGGATCTGGCACTTCGATGGACACAAGATCACGGATTTCCACGGCGCCTACGAGGAATTCCTGACGAAGGCATGA
- a CDS encoding serine/threonine protein kinase, which yields MPLDPEKIGRYEVQCVLGRGAMGVVYLALDPLLKRSVAIKTMRDNGEDVSNTMERFKREAEISAKLNHPNIITVYDVGVDKEMGPFLAMEYIQGASLAHLIKENLPMDVGLRLLLQGMAALQAAEQGGIIHRDIKPENMLVSLEGRFKLMDFGIARGDQSRLTAAGMVFGTPSYTAPELLVGGDPSPATDRYAFAVTAFEVFTGALPYQGTSVGTTLYRIVHEAPKMPATLHPKLQEVFLRALAKDPNQRYRDLASFMWALISAAPIASDQKAKLLDNIESNRPNSGTFDFSVNTQGGPPSSPGLRAAPPSKSQELISTKLTESGPVESFKYEPLPESGVQSSGDFADQVEDQEGPEDLGEPLPEPEIPTAAEILAQMGGPPPAPGSESPTMPAVDALAAGPVQKPAAAAPRKGGKGLLVAFLAILVLGGIGVGGYFLKTAKKPARRVDILSEPPGATVYSEGKSLGETPLSQVELKEGASELKLELAGFEPTTYRIKAGEAAVTIKLELPPYTVSVVTDPEGAEVFLNGKSMGKTPIQSLGIPSEGARKIRITHDGCVPSEFEVDPTFPFPETIRLTPLPKNRR from the coding sequence ATGCCCCTGGACCCCGAAAAAATTGGCCGCTACGAGGTCCAATGCGTGTTGGGACGCGGAGCCATGGGCGTCGTGTACCTGGCTTTGGATCCGCTGCTGAAACGGTCCGTGGCGATCAAGACCATGCGGGACAACGGCGAGGATGTCTCGAACACCATGGAGCGGTTCAAGCGGGAAGCGGAGATCAGCGCGAAGCTGAACCATCCGAACATCATCACCGTCTATGACGTGGGCGTGGACAAGGAGATGGGGCCTTTCCTGGCCATGGAATACATCCAGGGCGCGAGCCTGGCCCACCTGATCAAGGAAAACCTGCCCATGGACGTGGGGCTGCGGCTACTGCTGCAGGGCATGGCGGCCCTGCAGGCGGCGGAGCAGGGCGGCATCATCCACAGGGACATCAAGCCCGAGAACATGCTGGTGAGCCTGGAAGGCCGGTTCAAGCTGATGGATTTCGGCATCGCCCGGGGCGACCAGTCGAGGCTGACGGCGGCCGGGATGGTCTTCGGAACACCGTCCTATACAGCTCCAGAACTGCTCGTGGGCGGCGATCCATCCCCTGCCACGGACCGCTACGCTTTCGCGGTGACCGCCTTCGAGGTCTTCACGGGGGCCTTGCCCTACCAGGGCACCAGCGTGGGCACAACGCTCTATCGGATCGTCCACGAAGCCCCGAAAATGCCCGCGACGCTGCATCCGAAACTGCAGGAGGTCTTCCTCCGGGCGCTGGCCAAGGATCCGAACCAGCGCTACCGCGATCTGGCCAGCTTCATGTGGGCCCTGATCAGCGCGGCGCCCATCGCCAGCGACCAGAAAGCAAAACTGCTGGACAACATTGAAAGCAACCGGCCGAACAGCGGCACCTTCGATTTTTCAGTGAACACCCAAGGAGGCCCGCCCTCCTCGCCTGGCCTCAGGGCGGCCCCCCCCTCGAAATCCCAGGAGCTCATTTCCACCAAGCTGACGGAATCCGGCCCGGTTGAATCCTTCAAGTACGAGCCCCTCCCTGAGTCCGGGGTGCAGTCCTCGGGGGACTTCGCCGACCAGGTGGAAGACCAGGAGGGCCCGGAAGACCTTGGGGAGCCGCTGCCGGAACCCGAGATTCCCACCGCGGCGGAAATCCTCGCCCAGATGGGCGGCCCGCCCCCGGCCCCCGGCAGCGAGAGCCCCACGATGCCCGCGGTGGACGCCCTGGCCGCAGGGCCGGTCCAGAAGCCCGCAGCCGCGGCGCCGCGGAAAGGCGGAAAAGGGCTGCTGGTGGCCTTTCTCGCGATCCTGGTGCTGGGTGGAATCGGCGTCGGCGGCTACTTCCTGAAGACTGCCAAGAAGCCGGCCCGGAGGGTGGACATCCTCAGCGAACCGCCGGGCGCCACGGTCTACTCGGAAGGGAAAAGCCTCGGTGAAACGCCCCTCAGCCAAGTGGAGCTGAAGGAAGGCGCTTCAGAATTGAAGCTGGAACTGGCCGGGTTCGAGCCCACAACCTATCGGATCAAAGCAGGCGAGGCTGCGGTAACGATCAAGCTGGAACTGCCGCCCTACACTGTTTCCGTCGTGACGGATCCCGAGGGTGCCGAGGTGTTTCTCAACGGAAAATCCATGGGGAAGACCCCCATCCAGAGTCTCGGCATCCCATCCGAGGGCGCGCGGAAAATCCGCATCACCCACGATGGCTGCGTGCCGTCGGAATTCGAAGTGGATCCAACCTTCCCCTTCCCGGAAACCATCCGGCTCACGCCGCTTCCCAAGAACCGCCGCTGA